In Toxotes jaculatrix isolate fToxJac2 chromosome 12, fToxJac2.pri, whole genome shotgun sequence, the following are encoded in one genomic region:
- the LOC121190309 gene encoding olfactory receptor 5B17-like, with the protein MENETFSADILSIEGLKVTPQSSIPAFVLLVFIYTLIMVSNIGLVVLITVERSLHQPMYLLFCNMSINDAFGATAIIPRLLSDVFTPVTERYIHYIDCVVQAFCAHFHAGTSHTVLMIMAFDRYVAICNPLRYVTIMTSRMVVKLSVGAWVAAFISVAILLGLAIRLSRCRRVIINPFCDNASLFKLSCQNLLINHIYGLGSAVVILGSSLGSVTLTYLRIGVVCLSSKNKVLNNKALQTCATHLAVYIIMLVSSFTPMIMHRHPEWADSGKVASVMFHVVPPALNPIIYGLQCKDLRQKIVSVFHKRKVMDG; encoded by the coding sequence ATGGAGAATGAAACTTTCAGTGCAGATATTTTATCCATCGAAGGGTTAAAGGTCACCCCTCAGTCCTCCATTCCCGCCTTTGTCCTCCTCGTCTTCATCTACACGCTCATCATGGTGTCCAACATCGGCCTGGTGGTCCTGATCACCGTGGAGAGGAGCCTCCATCAGCCCATGTACCTGCTCTTCTGCAACATGAGCATCAATGATGCCTTTGGGGCGACGGCCATCATTCCCCGCCTGCTGAGCGACGTCTTCACTCCGGTCACAGAGCGGTACATCCATTACATCGACTGTGTCGTTCAGGCTTTCTGTGCTCACTTCCATGCAGGCACGTCTCACACAGTGCTGATGATCATGGCCTTCGACCGGTACGTGGCCATCTGCAACCCCCTGCGTTACGTCACCATCATGACCAGCAGGATGGTGGTGAAGCTGTCGGTGGGGGCCTGGGTGGCAGCCTTCATCTCTGTCGCGATCCTCCTGGGCCTCGCCATCCGCCTGTCGCGCTGCAGGAGGGTTATAATCAACCCATTCTGTGACAACGCCTCCTTGTTCAAGCTCTCCTGCCAGAACCTTCTCATCAACCACATCTACGGCCTCGGCAGCGCCGTGGTCATCCTGGGCTCCTCCCTCGGCAGCGTCACGCTCACCTACCTGAGGATCGGCGTCGTGTGTCTGAGCAGCAAGAACAAGGTGCTGAACAACAAAGCGCTGCAGACCTGTGCCACCCACCTGGCCGTGTACATCATCATGCTGGTATCATCCTTCACCCCCATGATCATGCACCGTCACCCTGAGTGGGCGGACAGCGGGAAAGTGGCGTCCGTCATGTTCCACGTCGTTCCCCCGGCCCTGAACCCCATCATCTACGGGCTGCAGTGTAAAGACCTCAGACAGAAGATCGTCAGCGTGTTTCACAAGAGGAAAGTCATGGATGGTTGA
- the LOC121190310 gene encoding putative gustatory receptor clone PTE03, with translation MENQTDVLLLEGLKVTPQSSIPAFVLLLLIYVFIMMSNIGLVVLITVERSLHQPMYLLFCNMSINDVFGATTIIPRLLSDVFIPETDRYISYIDCVVQAFCAHFHASATHTVLMVMAFDRYVAICNPLRYAAIMTNRMVVKLSVWAWVISLFMVLILVGLSVRLSRCRWIIFNPFCDNASLFKLSCESVLINNIYGLGYTVVLLGSSLGSVTLTYLRIAMVCLSSKNKVLNSRALQTCATHLAVYIIMFVSGSIIIILHRFPELSDQRKLASIMFHVVPPAMNAVIYGLQIKAVRQKIFIMFTRNTLAVTEVR, from the coding sequence ATGGAGAACCAGACAGATGTCCTGCTCCTGGAGGGGTTAAAGGTCACCCCTCAGTCCTCCATTCCCGCCtttgtcctcctcctgctcatcTATGTCTTCATCATGATGTCCAACATCGGCCTGGTGGTCCTGATCACCGTGGAGAGGAGCCTCCATCAGCCCATGTACCTGCTCTTCTGCAACATGAGCATCAATGATGTCTTCGGGGCGACCACCATCATTCCCCGCCTGCTGAGCGACGTCTTTATTCCAGAGACAGATCGGTACATCAGCTACATCGACTGTGTCGTTCAGGCTTTCTGTGCTCACTTTCATGCAAGCGCCACTCACACGGTGCTGATGGTCATGGCCTTCGACCGGTACGTGGCCATCTGCAACCCGCTGCGTTACGCCGCCATCATGACCAACAGGATGGTGGTGAAGCTGTCGGTGTGGGCCTGGGTCATCTCTCTGTTTATGGTGCTGATCCTCGTGGGCCTCAGTGTCCGCCTGTCGCGCTGCAGGTGGATTATATTCAACCCGTTCTGCGACAACGCCTCCCTGTTCAAGCTCTCCTGCGAGAGCGTCCTCATCAACAACATCTACGGCCTCGGCTACACGGTGGTGCTGCTGGGCTCCTCCCTCGGCAGCGTCACGCTCACCTACCTGAGGATCGCCATGGTGTGTCTGAGCAGCAAGAACAAGGTGCTGAACAGCCGGGCGCTGCAGACCTGTGCCACCCACCTGGCCGTGTACATCATCATGTTCGTGTCAggctccatcatcatcatcctccatCGTTTCCCTGAGTTATCAGACCAGAGGAAACTGGCATCCATCATGTTCCATGTGGTTCCTCCTGCTATGAACGCTGTGATCTACGGACTGCAGATCAAAGCGGTCAGACAGAAGATTTTCATCATGTTTACGAGGAACACACTGGCTGTGACAGAGGTCAGGTGA